In Ictalurus punctatus breed USDA103 chromosome 3, Coco_2.0, whole genome shotgun sequence, the following are encoded in one genomic region:
- the LOC128632729 gene encoding DNA replication complex GINS protein PSF1 codes for MFCEKAVELVRELHRMSDGQLPAFNEDGIRQVLEEMKALYEQNQSDVNEAKTEGKTELIPTIKFRHCSLLRNQRCTAAYLYDRLLRIRALRWEYGSVLPTTIRFHMCAEGMDWFNQYKKSLATYMRSLGGEEGLDITQDMKPPKSLYIEVRCLKDHGEFEIDDGTVILLKKNSQHFLPRWKCEQLIRQGVLEHVIS; via the exons ATGTTTTGCGAAAAGGCAGTTGAACTTGTAAGGGAACTTCACCGGATGAGTGATGGCCAGTTACCTGCTTTTAAC GAGGATGGCATTCGACAAGTGCTTGAAGAAATGAAAGCTTTATACGAGCAAAACCAAAGTGATGT GAATGAAGCCAAGACTGAGGGCAAAACTGAACTAATACCAACCATCAAGTTTCGTCACTGCAGCTTGTTGAGGAACCAGCGCTGTACTGCAGCCTACCT TTATGACCGGCTCCTGCGAATCCGTGCTCTCAGATGGGAGTATGGAAGTGTGTTGCCCACAACAATTCGGTTCCACATGTGTGCAGAGggcat GGAT TGGTTTAATCAGTACAAGAAGTCACTGGCCACATATATGAGGTCACTTGGAGGAGAGGAGGGTCTGGACATAACACAAGACATGAAACCCCCTAAGAGCCTGTATATTGAG GTGCGCTGCTTGAAGGATCATGGGGAGTTTGAAATCGATGATGGAACAGTTATTCTCTTAAAGAAGAATAGCCAG CATTTTCTGCCCCGATGGAAGTGTGAGCAGCTGATTCGGCAGGGAGTACTGGAACACGTCATTTCTTAA
- the LOC108263057 gene encoding pancreatic triacylglycerol lipase, which translates to MWILWIGGLLNCLFGAVYGAEVCFDKLGCFSDEFPWSGTTERPIARLPWSPEKNNAHFLLFTRQNTDSYQEISTNANVIAGSTYRPSRKTRFITHGFIDKGDENWLLDMCKLMLSLEDINCICIDWKSGSRTLYTQAANNIRVIGAQIAYMISIFKESFQQNPENVHIIGHSLGAHMAAEAGRRTPGLGRITGLDPAEPYFQGCPPLVRLDPSDALFVDVIHSDALPVIPYLGFGMSEAVGHLDFYPNGGESMPGCEKNIISQIVDIDGIWEGTRDFVACNHLRAYKYYSDSILNPKGFLGYPCSNQNMFESGHCFPCASDSSCPFMGHHADQFKVPNGVDKMKFQLNTGDARPFSRYRYKVTVTIDGSRTNVGYFKVALYGVDGNTRQYQIHNGMMSPGSTYELLIDVEKDVDELTRVKFIWNNNILNPLLPKFGATQIIVQRGRDRKTFKFCGSEQVRENVLQTLSPCQ; encoded by the exons ATGTGGATTTTATGGATTGGAGGACTTTTAAACTGCCTTTTTGGGGCGGTATATG GTGCGGAGGTATGCTTTGACAagctgggatgcttttctgatGAGTTTCCATGGAGTGGCACTACTGAAAGACCCATCGCACGCCTACCATGGAGTCCTGAGAAGAACAATGCCCACTTTCTTCTTTTCACACGACAGAACACTGATTCCTACCAG gaaatcAGTACAAATGCAAATGTCATTGCAGGGTCTACATATCGACCAAGCAGAAAGACTCGTTTTATAACCCATGGATTTATTGACAAAGGGGATGAAAATTGGCTTCTTGACATGTGTAAG CTTATGCTGAGCCTGGAGGATATAAACTGTATTTGTATAGACTGGAAATCTGGTTCAAGGACACTGTACACACAGGCAGCGAATAACATTCGAGTGATCGGAGCTCAGATAGCTTATATGATTTCCATCTTTAAG GAAAGTTTCCAGCAGAATCCTGAAAATGTGCACATTATTGGGCACAGCCTGGGTGCACACATGGCTGCAGAGGCTGGTCGAAGGACACCGGGGCTGGGAAGAATTACAG gTTTGGACCCGGCTGAACCTTATTTCCAGGGCTGTCCTCCTCTGGTAAGACTGGACCCCAGCGATGCCCTGTTTGTTGATGTCATTCACTCAGATGCGCTTCCTGTGATCCCCTACCTGG GATTTGGAATGTCTGAAGCTGTTGGACACCTTGACTTTTACCCAAATGGAGGAGAAAGCATGCCTGGTTGTGAAAAGAATATAATCTCACAAATTGTTGACATTGATGGCATTTGGGAAG GTACCCGTGACTTTGTTGCCTGCAATCATCTGAGAGCCTACAAGTACTACAGTGATAGCATCCTAAACCCCAAAGGCTTTCTAGGATACCCCTGTTCTAACCAGAACATGTTTGAGTCT GGGCATTGCTTCCCATGTGCTTCCGACAGTTCATGTCCTTTCATGGGGCACCATGCTGACCAATTTAAAGTGCCCAATGGAGTGGATAAGATGAAGTTCCAACTGAACACAGGCGATGCTCGGCCCTTCTCAC GTTATCGCTATAAGGTGACCGTCACTATTGATGGCTCTCGAACTAATGTAGGATACTTCAAAGTGGCTTTATATGGTGTTGATGGAAATACTCGCCAGTATCAGATTCACAA TGGCATGATGTCACCTGGTAGTACCTATGAGCTCCTCATCGATGTTGAAAAGGACGTTGATGAATTGACTCGTGTAAAGTTTATATGGAACAACAATATATTAAACCCTTTGCTGCCTAAGTTTGGTGCCACTCAAATCATAGTGCAGAGAGGCCGGGACAGGAAAAC GTTCAAGTTCTGTGGAAGTGAGCAGGTACGAGAGAATGTCCTTCAGACCCTGTCTCCCTGCCAATGA